In a single window of the Anguilla rostrata isolate EN2019 chromosome 4, ASM1855537v3, whole genome shotgun sequence genome:
- the gpbp1l1 gene encoding vasculin-like protein 1 codes for MAQHDFVPAWLNFSTPQPAKSPAASFDRHGEHLPRGDGKPSVSRRRHNSSDGFFNNDPLRAPAGDGWAQPLLLRHDSVDSGVAKGGHGGLVGGPGWKEAPAWHGAPWGQEGGAGSHHHHHHHGRHPKRGGGDRDRDRDRDRQGGHRQRNGNFHPRKGAPFQDKFSDEERKEDKLKFVEEDFPSLNPEANGKPASQARAVGAPAGVWENPPSAKQAVSKMLVIKKVSREDPGAAFSAGFASTGPLPTNGTKVPITGPSVYKNLVPKPAVAPTKSGPWKPSGREAKPGFHFSGRDSAFTSPASATKPSTPVSAAPHAPPKEPPSSTTPPIDVTPPRLKLMRRGTDRKSEFLRALKDERNGEEASCHSPGTPGEGDGSTPEPKEYSEGLCHENGVSHSLSDSDTEHLSSSLEAEHRLLKAMGWQEYPENDDNFLPLTEDELKEFRAKTEQLKKNGFGRNGVLPKPRAVALQFTRWRGGVEAGLEEASESETSSSSQTSDDEDT; via the exons ATGGCGCAGCATGACTTTGTTCCTGCCTGGCTTAACTTCTCAACCCCTCAACCTGCCAAG tcccctgcAGCGAGCTTCGACAGACATGGAGAGCACTTACCCCGCGGAGACGGCAAGCCAAGCGTGAGCCGCCGACGTCACAACTCCTCCGATGGCTTCTTCAACAACGACCCGCTCCGAGCCCCGGCAG GCGACGGGTGGGCGCAGCCGCTGCTCCTGCGGCACGACTCGGTGGACTCGGGCGTGGCGAAGGGCGGGCACGGCGGCCTGGTCGGCGGCCCGGGCTGGAAGGAGGCGCCCGCCTGGCACGGAGCGCcctgggggcaggaggggggggccgggtcccaccaccaccaccaccaccacgggCGGCACCCGAAACgcgggggcggggacagggacagggacagggaccgGGACCGGCAGGGGGGGCACCGGCAGCGCAACGGAAACTTTCACCCTCGCAAGGGCGCCCCCTTCCAGGACAAGTTCTCCGACGAGGAACGCAAGGAGGACAAGCTGAAGTTCGTGGAAGAGGACTTT CCCTCCCTCAACCCGGAAGCGAACGGGAAGCCGGCGAGCCAGGCGCGCGCTGTGGGGGCCCCCGCGGGAGTTTGGG AGAACCCCCCCAGCGCCAAGCAGGCGGTGTCCAAGATGCTGGTCATTAAGAAGGTTTCCAGAGAGGACCCCGGCGCCGCCTTCTCTGCTGGGTTCGCCAGCACGGGCCCCCTGCCCACCAACGGCACCAAAGTCCCCATCACCGGACCCAGCGTTTACAAAAATCTGGTGCCCAAGCCAGCCGTGGCCCCCACCAAG TCCGGTCCGTGGAAGCCCAGCGGAAGGGAGGCGAAACCGGGTTTCCATTTCTCGGGCCGGGACTCGGCCTTCACCAGCCCCGCCTCTGCGACCAAACCTTCGACCCCAGTCAGCGCCGCGCCCCACGCGCCCCCCAAGGAG CCCCCCTCCAGCACCACCCCGCCCATTGACGTCACGCCCCCGCGCCTCAAACTGATGCGCCGCGGCACCGACCGCAAGAGCGAGTTCCTGCGGGCGCTGAAGGACGAGCGCAACGGCGAGGAGGCGTCCTGCCACAGCCCCGGCACCCCTGGAGAG GGTGACGGGAGCACCCCGGAGCCGAAGGAGTACAGCGAGGGCCTCTGCCACGAGAACGGCGTCTCCCACTCCCTCAGCGACTCGGACACTGAACATCTGTCCAGCTCTCTGGAGGCCGAACACCG GTTACTGAAGGCCATGGGCTGGCAGGAATATCCGGAGAACGATGACAACTTCCTGCCCCTGACGGAGGACGAGCTGAAAGAATTTCGAGCGAAAACTGAGCAG ctGAAGAAGAACGGATTCGGGAGGAACGGGGTGCTCCCGAAGCCCCGGGCCGTGGCTCTGCAGTTCACCCGCTGGAGGGGCGGCGTGGAGGCGGGCCTGGAGGAGGCCTCCGAATCGgagaccagcagcagcagccagaccTCCGACGACGAAGACACCTGA